A region of Photobacterium sanguinicancri DNA encodes the following proteins:
- the glmU gene encoding bifunctional UDP-N-acetylglucosamine diphosphorylase/glucosamine-1-phosphate N-acetyltransferase GlmU — MNFSAVILAAGKGTRMYSNLPKVLHTLAGKPMAKHVIDTCVDLGANNIHLVYGHGGDAMQEVLANEPVNWVLQAEQLGTGHAVNQACPGVADDEKVLILYGDVPLISGQTLENLLDAQPDGGIALLTVVLDNPMGYGRIVRRNGPVVAIVEQKDASEEQKLIKEINTGVMVVNGGDMKRWLSALKNDNAQGEYYLTDIIAIAHNEGRAVEAVHPASAIEVEGVNNRVQLAKLERAHQAMQAERLLEQGVMLRDPTRFDLRGELQCGTDVEIDVNVIIEGCVSLGNNVVIGAGSILKDCEIDDNTIIRPYSVIEGATVGEDCTVGPFSRLRPGAELAGDSHVGNFVEMKKSRLGKGSKANHLTYLGDAEIGDRVNIGAGTITCNYDGANKFKTEIADDVFVGSDTQLIAPVKIGQGATIGAGATINRDVGEGELVITRAPARTVKGWKRPEKQK; from the coding sequence ATGAACTTCAGCGCTGTAATTCTCGCCGCGGGAAAAGGCACCCGTATGTACTCTAACCTGCCAAAGGTACTTCATACCCTTGCTGGTAAGCCAATGGCTAAGCACGTGATTGACACCTGTGTGGATCTTGGTGCCAATAACATTCACCTTGTCTACGGTCATGGTGGCGACGCCATGCAAGAAGTACTAGCGAATGAGCCTGTTAATTGGGTACTGCAGGCAGAGCAGTTAGGTACTGGCCATGCGGTCAATCAAGCATGTCCTGGTGTGGCTGACGATGAGAAAGTCCTGATCTTATACGGTGATGTGCCACTGATCAGCGGTCAGACGCTGGAAAACTTATTGGATGCTCAGCCTGATGGCGGCATTGCCTTGTTAACTGTCGTGCTTGATAACCCAATGGGCTACGGCCGTATTGTGCGCCGTAATGGCCCGGTGGTTGCGATTGTTGAGCAAAAAGATGCCTCTGAAGAACAAAAGCTGATCAAAGAAATCAATACCGGTGTGATGGTTGTTAACGGCGGTGACATGAAGCGTTGGTTATCTGCGCTTAAGAATGACAATGCCCAAGGCGAATACTACCTGACTGACATTATTGCGATTGCTCACAATGAAGGCCGTGCAGTGGAAGCGGTACATCCTGCAAGTGCAATTGAAGTCGAAGGCGTGAACAACCGTGTTCAATTGGCTAAGCTAGAACGTGCGCATCAAGCAATGCAAGCTGAGCGTTTGTTAGAGCAAGGTGTAATGCTTCGTGACCCAACGCGTTTTGATCTTCGTGGTGAGTTGCAATGTGGTACGGATGTCGAAATCGATGTCAATGTGATCATTGAAGGCTGCGTATCACTCGGTAATAATGTTGTGATTGGTGCAGGTTCTATCCTGAAGGATTGTGAGATCGACGATAACACCATTATTCGTCCGTACAGCGTGATTGAAGGGGCGACTGTCGGTGAAGACTGTACAGTTGGTCCATTTAGCCGTTTACGTCCAGGCGCTGAGCTAGCGGGTGATTCGCACGTGGGTAACTTCGTCGAGATGAAAAAATCACGTTTAGGCAAAGGCTCTAAAGCTAACCACCTGACTTATTTAGGCGATGCTGAAATTGGCGATCGCGTTAATATCGGCGCTGGCACAATCACTTGTAACTACGATGGTGCGAACAAGTTTAAAACTGAAATTGCCGATGATGTGTTTGTGGGTTCTGATACGCAGCTAATTGCCCCAGTAAAAATTGGTCAAGGTGCTACGATTGGTGCTGGTGCAACCATTAACCGTGATGTTGGTGAGGGTGAACTCGTGATCACGCGTGCGCCTGCTCGTACCGTTAAAGGTTGGAAACGCCCAGAAAAACAAAAATAG
- the atpA gene encoding F0F1 ATP synthase subunit alpha encodes MQLNSTEISALIKQRIEKFNVVSEARNEGTIISVSDGIVRIHGLADVMQGEMIELPNGRYALALNLERDSVGAVVMGPYADLQEGMKVTGTGRILEVPVGPALLGRVVNTLGEPIDGKGPIETELFSPVEVIAPGVIDRQSVDQPVQTGYKAVDAMIPIGRGQRELIIGDRQTGKTAMAIDAIINQKDSGIYSVYVAIGQKASTIANVVRKLEEHGALANTVVVVASASEAAALQYLAPYSGCAMGEYFRDRGEDALIVYDDLSKQAVAYRQISLLLKRPPGREAFPGDVFYLHSRLLERAARVNAHYVEKFTNGEVKGKTGSLTALPIIETQAGDVSAFVPTNVISITDGQIFLQTELFNAGIRPAVDPGISVSRVGGAAQTKIIKKLSGGIRTALAQYRELAAFAQFSSDLDEATKKQLDHGQKVTELMKQKQYAPMSVFEQGMVIFAAEKGYLTDVELTKLADFEAALLSYAKGHFAELVSQIDETGAWNDEIEAQFVKLVDDFKATQTW; translated from the coding sequence ATGCAACTTAATTCCACGGAAATTAGCGCACTGATCAAGCAACGTATTGAAAAATTCAATGTTGTGAGTGAAGCGCGTAACGAAGGTACTATCATTTCGGTAAGTGATGGTATCGTTCGAATCCATGGCCTTGCAGACGTTATGCAAGGTGAAATGATTGAATTACCTAATGGCCGTTATGCACTAGCACTTAACCTTGAGCGAGACTCGGTAGGTGCGGTTGTAATGGGTCCATATGCTGACCTTCAGGAAGGCATGAAAGTAACGGGCACTGGTCGTATTCTTGAAGTACCAGTAGGCCCTGCATTGTTAGGTCGCGTAGTGAACACACTAGGTGAGCCTATCGATGGTAAAGGTCCAATTGAAACAGAGCTTTTCTCTCCTGTTGAAGTAATTGCACCTGGCGTAATCGATCGTCAATCTGTTGATCAACCAGTGCAAACTGGTTACAAAGCAGTTGATGCGATGATTCCAATCGGCCGTGGTCAGCGTGAGCTTATCATCGGTGACCGTCAGACTGGTAAAACAGCGATGGCGATCGATGCAATCATCAACCAGAAAGATTCTGGTATCTACTCTGTTTACGTAGCTATCGGTCAGAAAGCATCAACAATTGCTAACGTAGTACGCAAGCTTGAAGAGCATGGCGCACTTGCTAACACAGTTGTTGTTGTTGCCTCTGCTTCTGAAGCGGCTGCACTACAATACCTTGCACCTTACTCAGGTTGTGCAATGGGTGAGTACTTCCGCGATCGCGGTGAAGACGCACTGATTGTATACGATGACTTGTCTAAGCAAGCGGTAGCGTACCGTCAAATTTCACTATTGCTTAAACGCCCACCGGGTCGTGAAGCATTCCCTGGTGATGTTTTCTACCTTCACTCTCGCCTACTAGAGCGTGCAGCGCGTGTAAACGCACATTACGTAGAAAAATTCACTAACGGTGAAGTGAAAGGTAAGACGGGTTCCCTAACTGCGCTTCCAATTATCGAAACGCAAGCAGGTGACGTATCAGCTTTCGTACCGACTAACGTAATCTCGATCACCGATGGTCAGATCTTCCTACAAACAGAACTGTTCAACGCCGGTATTCGTCCAGCGGTTGATCCAGGTATTTCTGTATCGCGTGTAGGTGGTGCTGCTCAAACTAAGATCATCAAGAAACTGTCTGGTGGTATCCGTACCGCACTGGCACAGTACCGTGAACTAGCGGCTTTCGCACAGTTCTCGTCAGACCTTGATGAAGCGACCAAGAAGCAGCTTGATCACGGTCAGAAAGTGACTGAATTGATGAAGCAAAAGCAATACGCACCTATGTCTGTTTTCGAACAAGGCATGGTGATTTTTGCTGCTGAAAAAGGTTATTTGACTGATGTTGAGCTGACGAAGCTTGCTGATTTCGAAGCCGCGTTGCTTTCATATGCCAAAGGTCATTTTGCTGAGCTTGTATCTCAGATTGATGAAACGGGCGCTTGGAATGATGAAATTGAAGCTCAGTTTGTAAAACTGGTTGACGATTTCAAAGCGACCCAGACTTGGTAA
- the atpG gene encoding F0F1 ATP synthase subunit gamma has protein sequence MAGAKEIRNKIGSVKNTQKITKAMEMVAASKMRKTQDAMESSRPYAQTMRKVIGHIALGSLEYKHPYLEEREAKRVGYIIVSSDRGLCGGLNINLFKQAMTDIQGWSQQGADVELALIGAKATSFFNNYGGNVAAQVSGLGDAPTVDELIGTVGVMLKKYDEGELDRLYLVYNQFVNTMVQEPVIDQLLPLPKSEDEDMQRSHSWDYIYEPEPKPLLDALLVRYVESQVYQGVVENLASEQAARMVAMKAATDNASNLIDDLQLVYNKARQAAITQELSEIVSGASVV, from the coding sequence ATGGCCGGCGCAAAAGAGATTCGTAACAAGATCGGTAGTGTTAAAAACACTCAAAAGATCACTAAAGCGATGGAGATGGTTGCAGCGTCTAAAATGCGTAAAACGCAGGACGCAATGGAATCATCACGTCCATACGCACAAACTATGCGCAAAGTGATCGGTCATATCGCCCTTGGTAGCCTTGAGTATAAGCATCCTTATCTCGAAGAGCGTGAAGCCAAGCGCGTGGGTTACATCATTGTTTCTTCTGACCGTGGTCTGTGTGGCGGTTTGAACATTAACTTGTTCAAGCAAGCTATGACAGATATCCAAGGTTGGTCTCAGCAAGGTGCTGATGTTGAACTTGCCCTTATTGGTGCAAAAGCAACATCGTTCTTTAATAACTACGGCGGTAACGTAGCAGCTCAAGTTTCTGGCTTGGGTGATGCACCAACAGTGGATGAACTGATTGGTACTGTCGGCGTGATGCTGAAGAAATATGATGAAGGTGAACTTGATCGCCTGTACCTAGTTTACAACCAGTTTGTGAACACCATGGTACAAGAACCCGTGATTGATCAATTGCTGCCTTTGCCGAAGTCGGAAGACGAAGACATGCAGCGCAGCCACTCTTGGGACTACATTTATGAGCCCGAGCCAAAACCACTGCTTGATGCCCTATTGGTTCGCTATGTTGAATCACAAGTGTACCAAGGTGTGGTGGAAAACCTTGCCAGTGAGCAAGCGGCACGAATGGTTGCAATGAAAGCTGCGACAGATAATGCAAGTAATCTTATCGATGACCTGCAACTTGTGTACAACAAAGCCCGTCAGGCTGCGATTACACAAGAACTATCAGAAATTGTTTCTGGTGCATCTGTTGTTTAA
- the atpH gene encoding F0F1 ATP synthase subunit delta, with translation MSDMTTIARPYAKAAFDFAVEKGELAQWAEMLTFAAEVVKNETMQDILDSGFAADKLTEIFVSVCGEQLDEFGQNLLKVMAENGRLKALPDVSDEFVFLKSEHEKTIEATVISAITLDDNQLIAISEKLEQRLARKVKLNCSVDETLIAGVVIRAGDLVIDNSVRGKLNRLSDTLQS, from the coding sequence ATGTCGGATATGACTACTATCGCACGCCCCTACGCTAAAGCAGCCTTTGATTTTGCTGTTGAGAAAGGTGAGCTAGCCCAATGGGCGGAAATGCTGACCTTTGCTGCCGAAGTAGTTAAAAACGAGACTATGCAGGATATTCTGGATAGCGGTTTTGCTGCGGATAAACTGACTGAAATTTTTGTTTCAGTGTGTGGTGAGCAACTTGACGAGTTCGGCCAAAACTTATTGAAAGTAATGGCTGAAAATGGACGCCTTAAAGCGCTTCCTGATGTCAGTGATGAGTTCGTGTTCCTGAAAAGTGAACACGAGAAAACGATTGAAGCAACAGTGATCTCTGCGATCACTCTTGACGACAATCAACTTATTGCTATCAGTGAGAAGCTTGAGCAGCGTTTAGCGCGCAAAGTGAAGCTGAATTGCAGTGTAGACGAGACCCTGATTGCCGGGGTCGTGATTAGAGCTGGAGACTTAGTAATCGATAACTCAGTACGCGGAAAATTAAACCGCCTGAGCGATACTTTGCAGTCTTGA
- a CDS encoding helix-turn-helix transcriptional regulator, whose translation MTDSKTKIAARIREAREWKGLTQVHMAQQLKVARQTYLDLETGKTEPKVRLLSEISEITERPLTWFVYGDEGIEILESEYKEEIDRLLQYFSRLPHSARNVILQQSINLAGFMAEYTKALTQRDKK comes from the coding sequence ATGACAGATTCTAAAACGAAAATAGCAGCACGTATCCGTGAAGCTCGTGAGTGGAAAGGACTGACACAAGTACATATGGCGCAACAGCTAAAAGTTGCTCGCCAAACGTATCTTGATCTTGAAACCGGTAAAACCGAACCTAAGGTACGCTTACTGTCAGAAATTTCAGAAATCACCGAACGCCCTCTAACGTGGTTTGTGTATGGTGATGAAGGGATCGAGATTTTAGAAAGCGAGTACAAAGAAGAGATCGATCGTTTGTTGCAATACTTTAGTCGTTTGCCGCATTCGGCACGTAATGTGATTTTGCAGCAAAGTATCAACTTAGCGGGCTTTATGGCGGAATACACTAAAGCATTAACCCAGCGCGATAAAAAATAA
- the atpD gene encoding F0F1 ATP synthase subunit beta produces the protein MATGKIVQIIGAVVDVEFPQDSVPQVYDALHVDAKENGTLVLEVQQQLGGGVVRGIAMGTSDGLRRGLSVENTGRPIEVPVGTATLGRIMNVLGHPIDECGEIGEKERYSIHRAAPSYEEQSNVTELLETGVKVIDLICPFAKGGKIGLFGGAGVGKTVNMMELINNIAIQHSGLSVFAGVGERTREGNDFYFEMQEAGVVNVEKPEESKVAMVYGQMNEPPGNRLRVALTGLTMAERFRDEGRDVLLFIDNIYRYTLAGTEVSALLGRMPSAVGYQPTLAEEMGVLQERITSTKSGSITSVQAVYVPADDLTDPSPATTFAHLDATVVLSRQIASLGLYPAIDPLDSTSRMLDPLVVGQEHYDIARGVQSMLQRYKELKDIIAILGMDELSEEDKQAVSRARKIERFLTQPYHVAEVFTGSPGIYVSLKETLRSFKGILAGEYDDIPEQAFMYCGAIEDVLEKAKKL, from the coding sequence ATGGCTACAGGTAAGATCGTACAGATCATCGGTGCGGTAGTCGACGTAGAGTTTCCACAGGACTCTGTACCACAGGTATACGACGCCCTACATGTTGATGCAAAAGAAAACGGTACACTAGTACTGGAAGTTCAGCAGCAACTTGGTGGCGGTGTTGTACGTGGTATCGCAATGGGTACCTCTGATGGCTTACGTCGTGGTTTGTCTGTTGAAAACACAGGCCGCCCAATTGAAGTACCAGTCGGTACAGCTACGCTAGGACGTATCATGAACGTTCTAGGTCATCCAATTGATGAGTGTGGTGAGATCGGTGAGAAAGAGCGTTACTCTATCCACCGTGCAGCACCAAGCTACGAAGAACAATCGAATGTAACTGAACTGCTAGAAACTGGCGTGAAAGTTATCGACTTGATTTGCCCATTCGCTAAGGGTGGTAAAATCGGTCTATTCGGTGGTGCGGGTGTTGGTAAGACCGTAAACATGATGGAACTTATCAACAACATCGCGATTCAACACTCAGGTCTATCTGTGTTTGCGGGTGTTGGTGAGCGTACACGTGAAGGTAACGATTTCTACTTTGAAATGCAGGAAGCTGGCGTTGTTAACGTTGAGAAGCCTGAAGAATCAAAAGTAGCGATGGTTTACGGTCAGATGAACGAGCCTCCAGGTAACCGTCTACGTGTTGCTTTGACAGGTCTAACAATGGCTGAACGTTTCCGTGACGAAGGTCGTGACGTTCTATTGTTCATCGATAACATCTACCGTTACACCCTTGCGGGTACAGAGGTATCAGCACTGCTAGGTCGTATGCCTTCAGCGGTAGGTTACCAGCCAACTCTTGCAGAAGAGATGGGTGTACTTCAAGAGCGTATCACGTCTACGAAGAGCGGTTCTATCACGTCGGTTCAAGCGGTATACGTACCTGCGGATGACTTGACGGATCCATCGCCAGCAACGACGTTTGCTCACTTGGATGCAACAGTAGTACTTTCTCGTCAAATCGCATCGCTAGGTCTATACCCTGCGATCGACCCACTGGATTCAACATCTCGTATGCTTGATCCACTAGTGGTTGGCCAAGAGCACTACGACATCGCACGTGGCGTTCAGTCAATGCTACAACGCTATAAAGAGCTAAAAGACATCATCGCAATCCTAGGTATGGATGAGCTATCTGAAGAAGATAAGCAAGCTGTATCTCGTGCGCGTAAGATTGAACGTTTCCTTACTCAGCCTTACCACGTTGCAGAAGTCTTCACTGGTTCGCCTGGTATTTACGTATCTCTTAAAGAGACATTACGTAGCTTCAAAGGCATTCTAGCGGGTGAATACGACGATATCCCAGAGCAGGCATTTATGTACTGTGGTGCGATTGAAGACGTATTAGAAAAAGCGAAGAAGCTTTAA
- a CDS encoding DeoR/GlpR family DNA-binding transcription regulator, translated as MSKRNTQQRRHGIAAFIAQQGEASVDALAQQFATSEVTIRKDLATLEKSGLLLRRYGGAIAMPSEIVAVDETEEYVSERKLAIAKAAAERIRDHNRLIFDSGSTTACLIPLLNDKQGLIVMTNSLNVANALNELENEPTLLMTGGTWDPHSEAFQGQVAESVLRSYDFDQLFIGADGIDIERGTTTFNELIGLSRVMAEVSREVVVMVESSKIGRRIPNLELPWNSISTLITDEGLDTEAKKQIEQCGVQVICAPVEKN; from the coding sequence ATGTCGAAACGAAATACTCAGCAACGCCGTCATGGCATTGCCGCTTTTATTGCTCAGCAAGGTGAAGCTAGCGTGGATGCTTTGGCACAGCAGTTTGCCACATCCGAAGTGACTATTCGTAAAGATCTTGCGACGTTAGAAAAAAGTGGCTTGCTATTGCGCCGTTATGGCGGTGCGATTGCGATGCCGTCGGAAATAGTTGCTGTCGATGAGACTGAAGAATATGTTTCAGAACGAAAGTTAGCGATTGCCAAAGCGGCAGCTGAACGTATTCGTGACCATAACCGCTTAATTTTTGATAGCGGCAGCACCACTGCCTGTTTGATCCCCCTCTTGAACGACAAACAGGGTCTGATTGTGATGACCAACTCCTTAAATGTCGCCAATGCCCTTAATGAATTAGAGAACGAACCGACGTTATTAATGACGGGCGGTACTTGGGATCCTCACTCTGAAGCCTTCCAAGGCCAAGTGGCGGAGTCGGTGCTACGTTCGTATGACTTTGATCAACTATTCATTGGTGCAGATGGCATTGATATCGAAAGAGGGACGACAACCTTTAACGAGCTCATCGGGCTGAGCCGTGTCATGGCGGAAGTGTCACGTGAAGTTGTTGTGATGGTGGAATCCAGCAAGATTGGCCGCCGTATTCCAAACTTGGAATTACCTTGGAATAGCATTAGTACCTTGATTACTGATGAAGGCCTCGATACTGAGGCAAAAAAACAAATTGAACAGTGTGGTGTGCAAGTGATTTGCGCGCCAGTCGAAAAAAATTAG
- the atpE gene encoding F0F1 ATP synthase subunit C, with amino-acid sequence METLLSFSAIAVGIIVGLAALGTAIGFALLGGKFLEGAARQPEMAPMLQVKMFIIAGLLDAVPMIGIVIALLFTFANPFVGQLAG; translated from the coding sequence ATGGAAACTTTACTTAGCTTTTCTGCAATTGCCGTGGGCATCATTGTAGGTCTTGCTGCACTTGGTACAGCGATCGGTTTCGCACTACTAGGTGGTAAATTCCTTGAAGGTGCAGCTCGTCAACCTGAGATGGCACCAATGCTACAAGTTAAGATGTTCATCATTGCGGGTCTGCTTGATGCGGTTCCAATGATCGGTATCGTTATCGCTCTACTATTCACATTCGCAAACCCATTCGTTGGCCAACTAGCTGGTTAA
- the atpF gene encoding F0F1 ATP synthase subunit B — MNMNATLLGQAIAFFLFVVFCMKYVWPPIMEAIEERQKKIADGLAAADRATKDLNLAQANASDQLKEAKRTATDVIEQANKRKAQIVDEAKVEALAERDKILAQGLAEIEAERNRARDELRKQVATLAVIGAEKIIERTIDKDAHADLLNKVTAEL; from the coding sequence GTGAATATGAATGCAACTTTGCTGGGTCAGGCGATCGCTTTCTTCCTATTTGTGGTTTTCTGCATGAAATATGTATGGCCACCAATTATGGAAGCGATTGAAGAACGTCAGAAAAAAATTGCTGACGGTTTGGCTGCCGCTGATCGCGCGACCAAAGACCTGAACCTTGCGCAGGCAAATGCTTCTGATCAACTCAAAGAAGCGAAACGTACTGCAACTGATGTTATTGAGCAAGCTAATAAGCGTAAAGCTCAAATCGTTGACGAAGCAAAGGTAGAAGCCCTTGCTGAGCGTGACAAAATTCTAGCTCAAGGTCTTGCTGAGATCGAAGCTGAACGTAACCGCGCGCGTGACGAACTAAGAAAACAAGTTGCAACTCTAGCCGTGATTGGTGCTGAGAAAATCATTGAGCGTACTATCGATAAAGATGCGCACGCTGATCTTCTTAACAAAGTCACAGCAGAACTGTAA
- a CDS encoding helix-turn-helix transcriptional regulator: MNTSKLLIANKIREAREWQEITQVGMAKKLGIARQTYLDLESAKTEPRVSTLMLIAEVTERPLGWFLFEENPTSSPCMQEDTQQLINMLAEVPPSLRARLIELNLSFISCWFEQQKKVPK; this comes from the coding sequence ATGAATACTTCCAAATTATTGATCGCCAATAAAATTCGTGAAGCGAGAGAATGGCAAGAGATTACGCAAGTTGGAATGGCTAAAAAGCTTGGCATCGCGCGTCAAACTTATCTTGATTTAGAGTCTGCGAAAACAGAGCCTCGAGTCTCGACATTAATGCTAATCGCGGAAGTGACAGAGCGTCCACTGGGTTGGTTTTTATTCGAAGAGAATCCAACGAGCAGTCCGTGTATGCAGGAAGACACTCAGCAATTGATTAATATGCTCGCTGAAGTTCCTCCCTCTTTACGCGCTCGGTTAATTGAACTTAATTTGAGTTTTATTTCTTGTTGGTTTGAACAACAAAAGAAAGTACCTAAATAG
- the glmS gene encoding glutamine--fructose-6-phosphate transaminase (isomerizing) has product MCGIVGAVAQRDVAEILVEGLRRLEYRGYDSAGVAVVDQGGNLTRVRRLGKVQALADAVESNPVIGGTGIAHTRWATHGEPSESNAHPHVSGDHIALVHNGIIENHEELRNLLTERGYCFVSQTDTEVIAHLVEWELRSAATLLEAVQKTVTQLEGAYGTVVMDRRDPERVVVARSGSPLVIGLGVGENFLASDQLALLNVTRRFMFLEEGDVAEITRREVNVFDDSGAPVEREVHESNLQQDAADKGQYRHYMQKEIYEQPSALINTMEGRITNDSVIVESIGSGAKDILEKVEHVQIIACGTSYNAGMVARYWFESMAGVSCDVEIASEFRYRKFVTRPNSLLLTLSQSGETADTLAALRLAKEKGYMSAITICNVAGSSLVRESDLAFMTRAGTEIGVASTKAFTTQLVAMLMFVTALGKEKGLISAEKEREIVASLHQLPTQIEKALAFDKPIEQLAEDFADKHHALFLGRGEFYPIAMEASLKLKEISYIHAEAYAAGELKHGPLALIDADMPVIVVAPTNDLLEKLKSNIEEVRARGGLLYVFADSEAGFEACDGMKIITMPRVDDVIAPIFYTVPMQLLSYHVALIKGTDVDQPRNLAKAVTVE; this is encoded by the coding sequence ATGTGCGGAATTGTGGGTGCAGTAGCACAACGTGATGTGGCTGAGATTTTAGTCGAAGGTTTACGTCGTTTAGAGTATCGCGGTTATGACTCGGCTGGTGTCGCTGTGGTCGATCAAGGTGGCAACTTAACGCGAGTACGTCGTTTAGGTAAAGTGCAAGCACTGGCCGATGCCGTTGAAAGTAATCCTGTGATTGGCGGAACGGGTATCGCTCATACGCGTTGGGCTACGCACGGTGAACCTTCTGAATCTAATGCTCATCCCCATGTTTCAGGTGATCATATTGCATTAGTTCATAACGGCATCATTGAAAACCACGAAGAACTTCGTAACCTACTGACTGAGCGTGGTTACTGCTTTGTATCGCAAACTGATACCGAAGTCATTGCTCACTTAGTGGAGTGGGAACTGCGATCAGCGGCAACCTTGCTTGAAGCGGTACAAAAAACCGTGACACAGCTTGAAGGGGCATACGGTACGGTCGTAATGGACCGTCGTGATCCTGAGCGAGTTGTTGTGGCACGTTCTGGTAGCCCATTGGTTATTGGTTTAGGCGTTGGTGAAAACTTCTTAGCTTCGGATCAATTAGCGCTATTGAATGTAACACGTCGCTTCATGTTTCTTGAAGAAGGCGATGTGGCTGAAATTACTCGCCGTGAAGTGAATGTGTTTGATGACAGCGGTGCACCGGTTGAGCGTGAAGTGCATGAGTCGAACCTACAGCAAGATGCAGCCGATAAAGGTCAGTACCGTCATTACATGCAAAAAGAAATTTACGAGCAGCCAAGCGCGTTAATTAACACCATGGAAGGCCGTATTACCAACGACAGCGTGATTGTTGAGAGTATTGGTAGCGGTGCGAAAGACATTCTAGAGAAAGTTGAGCACGTCCAAATCATCGCCTGTGGTACCTCTTACAATGCAGGTATGGTGGCGCGTTACTGGTTTGAATCGATGGCGGGTGTGAGCTGTGACGTTGAAATTGCCTCTGAATTCCGTTACCGCAAATTTGTCACTCGTCCAAATAGCTTACTGCTAACCCTTTCTCAATCAGGTGAAACGGCTGACACTTTGGCTGCGCTACGTTTGGCGAAAGAAAAAGGCTACATGTCAGCAATCACTATCTGTAATGTTGCCGGTTCTTCATTGGTCCGTGAATCGGATTTGGCTTTCATGACCCGAGCGGGCACTGAAATTGGTGTGGCATCAACCAAAGCGTTCACCACTCAGTTGGTGGCAATGCTGATGTTTGTAACGGCATTAGGTAAAGAAAAAGGCCTGATCAGTGCAGAGAAAGAGCGAGAGATTGTCGCGTCATTGCACCAGTTACCAACCCAAATCGAGAAAGCACTTGCGTTTGATAAGCCGATTGAGCAATTAGCAGAAGACTTTGCTGACAAGCACCATGCATTATTTTTAGGTCGTGGTGAGTTCTATCCAATTGCGATGGAAGCATCACTGAAACTGAAAGAAATCTCTTATATTCACGCTGAAGCATACGCAGCAGGTGAATTGAAACACGGTCCGCTTGCCTTAATTGATGCTGATATGCCGGTGATTGTAGTTGCGCCGACTAACGACTTGCTTGAAAAGCTGAAATCAAATATTGAAGAAGTCCGTGCGCGTGGTGGTCTACTGTATGTCTTTGCTGATAGCGAAGCGGGCTTTGAAGCGTGTGACGGCATGAAAATTATTACCATGCCACGGGTTGATGACGTGATTGCGCCTATATTCTATACCGTACCGATGCAGCTACTGTCGTACCATGTTGCGTTAATTAAAGGTACCGATGTTGACCAACCGCGTAACTTAGCTAAAGCTGTAACCGTGGAATAA
- a CDS encoding F0F1 ATP synthase subunit epsilon: MAAITFHLDVVSAEKKLFSGRAENIQVTGSEGELGIHAGHTPLLTTITPGMIRIAKQHGEEEIIYLSGGMLEVQPNTVTVLADTAIRGQDLDAAKAEEAKRQAEERIHNQHGDIDFAQAASDLAKAIAQLRVIELTRKAR; this comes from the coding sequence ATGGCAGCGATAACCTTCCATCTGGATGTAGTCAGCGCAGAGAAAAAATTGTTCTCTGGTCGTGCTGAAAATATTCAGGTGACTGGTAGCGAAGGTGAACTGGGTATCCACGCAGGCCACACTCCGTTGTTGACCACTATTACGCCAGGGATGATCCGAATTGCTAAGCAGCACGGCGAGGAAGAAATTATTTATCTTTCTGGTGGTATGCTTGAAGTTCAGCCAAATACAGTCACTGTATTAGCTGATACCGCGATCCGCGGTCAAGATTTGGATGCAGCCAAGGCTGAAGAAGCGAAACGTCAAGCTGAGGAGCGTATCCACAATCAGCATGGCGATATCGACTTTGCTCAAGCGGCAAGTGATCTCGCGAAAGCGATCGCTCAGCTTCGTGTTATAGAGCTGACTCGTAAAGCGCGTTAA